In Limanda limanda chromosome 3, fLimLim1.1, whole genome shotgun sequence, the sequence CTAAGGGAGCCCAAACATTTATGTGAACAGCGGATGTTTTCTCAGTTACCCCAAATGTTGTCACATAAAGCCAGTGATTTTGCTACTGGGTGTTAATAAATTATCATCCCAAAGCTTTAATTACAGtgtaagaaataaaataaaacgcTTTGTGAAAAGTAGCTGAATGATTATTTCAAGATGACCATTTGAACAGTTTAAAGCAgcatttctgtctctctccatctcctggtTCTTGCTGCATAATGAGCCTGACTCCTGCCAGTCACCAGACAACAAAATGGATCTAAGGTCTATTTGTTGAACTGATGATGTTGAGGTTTACTGTACGAATATCAATTTTATTTCTGCACCACTTTCCACTGCttgaaaacataatttgatCTGGTTAGACAAATAGCACAAATTGTAACCATTTGAAAAATATATGGTtcaatttcagtttattttactTGGAAAGGATATAACAATAGCATGGGTACTGCGGCATTCAATTATGCACAAGCACGAGACACaatgttcttgtttttagaaaaaattTCATTTCCAACACTTGTCCATAGGGggcttttaaaaagttttaaaataaaaaaattaagaaagaaaaacaacataggTGCAAATACTCTATgtatttcaaaaacaaaattgtTGTATTGTACAGGAGTATTAGATGTACACATATATGAAAGGCATTCAAATTGTGTTGGTGCGAATAAGGTCTTCTTCATGTAAATGTAATAGTTCGATTTTATTGAGACTTGTGCGCTGACTCTATTGCAGAGCTAGCGacaagaaacacaaaactgaGAGGAGGCATGACAATGTTGGGAATTCAAAATAATCGTAACGGTTAATGAAGATGAatctgaaaacatattttctctaaaatgtgacatttaatgattttaccttaattaaaaaaattattgagTGTCAAGGGAGAGGATTCAAGACATTGTTATAATGTAAAGTTGCCACCTTACTATTTGTTCTAGGTGCAGAAAAGATGCTAAAAAGCAATTGACCTAGGACCGACCCCTGGGGTATCTCCATCCTTCTGACACAAAGGATGAATCTTTCCCGACTGAACCTCAGACGTTGTGCTCTTCCTCTGAGATAAAGATCACACCATTGTGAAGCCTGGTGTAGGACGTAGATTTGGGGTATTTTGGTCCACCACGTTGGGTGTCGGCTCTACTGATGTGAAATAGTTAGCAAGTTCCTTCTGTCTCATATGTTGGTGGTTTACTCTCAGCTTACAAGGTTGGGCTGTAATACCCTCAGCCTTCGGAATCATTTTAGAGGTAAATAATTTATAGAGGCCAATCAGCTTCTATCTAAACCTGATAGACAAGCCCACATCAAGTAGCTCTCCCCCTACTGGCCAGTTTAAAAATGACTTGAACTGAGACCTGAATGTGAGAAACTACATCCTGAGATCACAAATCATAATGTCTCATATTACACGTTTTGCCCTCTGTATGCGGAGGTGAAGCTAGCAGAATAGGTAACCTCTTTATTTCCCCATTTCATTTGCTGAATGATACTTTCAGTCTTGGCTTATGCTATGTTCCACTGAACCCATTCAACAGTCTGCCCAGTctataaaatacacaataaattcAAAAACCTGCAACATAAACGCAACCTTTGCTTTGCAGACAtatgtacacactcacacacgcacacacacatctccaccCACCCATCAGTCTGCTCATTCGGCTGGCACTAACTCTAACAGGCTTCAGAGAGATTGCAGGCCTGAGCTGTGGGCGTTGGGGAGAGTAGTAATAGAAAAGCAATGACAGTGGTTTCAGCGGCAGaacccctgctctctctctggttttatcactgttctgAGGAAATATAGGTGTTGTCAAAAGCTGATATTTTGACCAATGACACAAAATGGATGTGTGCAGTCTAAAATGTAAACAACTATGATAGTCTATAGactgtggcacacacacaaagaaaaccaaaGACAAACCGAGAGACGGTTTTGCATTATGCATAGAAATTCTGTTTGTCATTTAAGAGTGAAAAAATCTTTCAACTGCTTTgctataaacacattcttcattcATTCTCTATTCCCCCGACatcttttaaacctttttttctttcaaagagACTCCGAGTTGTAGATGCTGGAGGCAAAACTGTGAAACTGCCACGAGGAATCTCACTTGGTAAAGCAGGTAATCACAGGCCTTACGAGAAAAGAAGCTGAAATTAATTTCAACAAATATGGGATTCTATAATGTAAACATACTCACAAATGTGTGGGTCTTGAACATGTCTGTTGGGGAACTTGAGCAGACTTTATCTCCCTCCAGCCCAATTACCCTTttacaaatgttcatatttggGTCAAATGGACTCTTTGCAATCACTACATCCCCCCTGAAAAGAAGAATTGAACACAAGATAAGTTCATCAACAGTTATGCAAAATATCTTGATTGATCTATGTTGTGCTATACATTTGCTCGAAATTGCTGACATCTTTTCCTTTACTCTATTgtcaaactttttaaaaaggaaaggaagaaCTAAACAACATTTTACAGTAAATCAAAAATGTGAGTGGTGAAAtagtacatatatatacatacaaagtatataatataattgtCTCCTCTATTTGCATGAATCAACTGACTGAACTCACTTTTCTATTTTGCAAAGATGACGACTCATCCTCTCTGAGAAGACGATATCATGGCTGACAATAGTCGGCTCCATTGATGGACCAGAGcactgaagaaaaacaacaaaagcagaATTATTTATTGGGCATAAATTCATTAATTGTATTTTAAGAAAAAGCAGGGCTGGACAACATGGACAAAAATTATATCAAGACAAACAATTCCATAAGTGATATATCGATAATTATCTcgataaatattattattattgttttattgcacaGCCCTAAGAAAAAGTATCAGCCATTAATTCTGTGACATTATTGATACCTACCACCACAAATTCTCCAAAGTATTCAAAGGCACAATGTGCAATACAGCCATACTGGACCGTGTAGCCCACGAAACCCAAAGTCGACCCCAGCACGCGCCGGAAcatctccacctgcagcacaaaacacaaacagaggttATGGCTCAATGTAAAATACGTATAATGTCAGTATCAAATGCTCTTTATATAAACAGAGGTGAGGAAATAATGCAGTGTCTGAGACATGTGTTGTAGAATTATGTCCTCGACAGGATTTCTAAAAACAAAAGGCTGTTTGGGGTTTAATTGCTCAGGGTGTGGACAAGGTTGTCACAGTTGGCCTACCGCTAAGATGGCACATTCCCTGGTGTTTCATTCTCAGAGGCTGAGCAGCCAGTTCACACCAGAAAACTGCCCTGAACTTTGGTCCAGTGTAGGATGGACCAATCAACACCTTGTGCAGAGGTGAGGGACAAACACAGAAGCTGTGACACATGCAGCCAAGCAGCTCTGTGCCGTCTGCGAGCTGAAGTCCCTGACACGCCATGGCCTCCGCCGCGGCTGCAATTATTAGAACAGTTATCAACTTCTGTCAGCACCATGGAAACGGATAAGACACCCCAGTGCCCGAGTGCCCGCCCTGCAAACActcggacacacaaacacacacaaggaccaCCCGTGTGTCTTCTGAGCAAACATCCCAGACACACTCAGGTTATTGACTTTTACTCAAGCTGCAACCTGTTGGACGGACAGAATAAAGTAAGTCAATCTTTACAAACACAGAGTGTGTGCCTAGGAgcatctgcacagacacacacacacggacacacaaactTATATACACAAAGTGTATATTTAGAAAAGAACAGATACAGCTTGATTTAGAGGTTATTCTGAACTTCAAGCAGTTTTGGGTTCGGCCGCTGCCCTGCCAGTCCACCAAAGGGTAAAGaaatctctttctccatctccccCATTCCTTCTGTCCCTTTCCCTATTTCGCTCTCCatgtctcctctccctcccaggGTATTATTAACCAAAGCAAGCAGAGCGGAAACCAAAGCCCCAAATCCTCAGAGCTCTGGGAATGACTTCCCAAAGATGGACACGGATTAGACCCCCAATTTCTTCCTTGCACCCCGCCTTTCTCCCCAGGTCCCCGACAGACCGGGTGTCAGGTGGCTCTCCCAAGCCATGCCAAAGGTGTTACCCCTAATCCCATTACCCCCCTCCactcttctcacacacacacaaaaacagacacaatgcTCTCTCATTCATGCCAACTATATTCCACCTATTAAGCCCTCTATCTATTCTTTCATCCCTAGCATGGTTTGTCTCTTTGGCCCATTCGACATCCTCTCTGATCCAAAAAAGGCCAACTCCATCCTTTCACCTCCCTGTGTGCAGCTACTCCGCTATTCCCCCCATTCCACCATCACCCCTGGCAACCTTCTGCTTTTTGCCGCCGCTGCGACTGGTGGCGCCCAAGCAGGTGGAGGGGGACACACATATAAACTCAGCACAGGGCCCAAATGAAATGCCCCTTTCCAGTCGCAGCCTGCTCAGGTCCCTCGTTCTGTTCCACAGGAGCTACAAACTCAGTCCTCCCCCAGCTGGTACAATAACACCTCTGGCCCTATAATGCCCGTGTTGGGAAGCAAGTGGTCTTGAGGTTAATGTGAATCTCAGTTCTGCACTAAGGCAACATATTCAGCCCTATTTATCTTGCTCTCAGCTTCCTCTGCCGGCATCTCTCTCATCGGGCACTGTAGTGCACCCTCAGACATGATCTCACATGTGTTCTTCCTTCTGCTAGGCTGCGGATCAGGAATCTTTGCTAGGACTCATTCTCAAAGAACAGTGGACAGCGTCCTGGTACAGCTGCCCTCATATCTCTGTTTCAGCCCCCccaacacacggacacacacacacacaaacacaattccAGTGGGCATTCATCATAGGTAGGGATTAAGGGACTTTGCATAACAAGATCACGCGGCCAGTGACTGATATCAAGAGAGTCCATATGCAGCCGCCTGGTTTTCTGAGGCACCCTCTGTCATtgatagtgtgtgtctgtgtgtgtgcacgtggatGTGGCATGAATGTGCACAGACAATAGCACTACCCATGTGTTTCACAGAAGCTGTATATGCGAGCTGGCTGCAGCGACTCCTTCGGGATTCAGAATGAGATGGACATCAACAGTAGCCTCTGATTGGATCTCTGTGACCTCCAATCCTCCCCAGCAAAGAGTCAGGCGACCCAAACTATCTCCTGGCCCTAATACccgacatgtgtgtgtgtgttaggggaATACCAACATTGAATGAATGCTGTATTACAGCTGTAAATTAACACAAAGTCTCTCTGTTAATCCGGGATTACACGCCAAACATGTtcatgtgaaaacaaagaaagtcaGCGCAGCCCACTCTGCAGAACCATCTGTGTCAACTGGCCTCCTGTGGTCACAGCACAGCGCTACTGGTGGCGAAAAGAGGGGACCTCAAATGACGAGCTGGCGATGGAAACACTTGATGTGTGTTTAACTCTGTGATTCTCTAACtgaggaagctgcagcaggaaaaatcttttttttcaaccaTGAGCATTAAAAGTGCACCAATACAAAGGGAAGCTCATCATTATATCCACCCAGATATAAAATTTCACActgcaacaataaaacatgaaggcGGTCTAATTTCCTCATCTGCACATGACTTAAGACCCAAAACGAAAATGCAGATAACCATTTGGGAAGTTGTTATTGTTCTTTCATATGATGTTTCCTCATgatgaaaacaatgaaataataaatatttgagtagattattttataatcaaCACTGGTGGCAAATAAGTCCACACAAATAACATTTCTTAAGGCTTTTCTAACTTTAACTAATGAATCATTGACATcattatttcaaaaaaatcattcattcaatacaaaatatgtATTCATACACAGAAAAACAGGGCTTAGGGTACCCAACATCTAATGTTGATTTTGTTATTGAGGCACATATTTTGGCTAATTTAAAACTAGACATAATAAACTTAAATAGCACTCAGGCTAAGGCCCGACTGTCTTACaagacagatttttttcatctcaatatTTAATGGTTTTCGTCCAGTAATTTTTGCATAATCCCcctaacagacaaacagagccAGGTGAAatctttggcagaggtaatttaacaaataataaagacaacatcactcttttaaaaaaaaatgtatacctaattaaatacacattattgAAGCCATAAGGAAACATTGAAAAAGGAATTAAAGCCACTGGCCTCCAGAGGTTTGAACCTGCCACTGGCTCAGTAGTGTTAATTGATATACATGGCCAGTCTATTAGAGCCACAAAGAGAATTTCAATCCAAGCAGCACACAAGGGCCTTGCAGTGAACTCCTTACACAACTAAATTAGGAAAACATGGGCTGAGAGAGAGCTGCGCAACAGGGGGGCTAAGAGGCTTACAAGTCCCTTGTCAGATATTCTTCGTCTCCCTGAGGATCCCAGATGGAAGGGAGTCTGGAGGAGCAGGCAGCACCAGAGAGGGGACGAATCCCACCTctgatgtcctctgtcctctgggcAGCAGAAGGCAGAGGAGGGTGGGGCATTTGTCCTGTTGCGCAGGGCTTGATTTGATCTTAATGTGAGCTATATAAAAGGAGGAGGTTTGGCAACCGGGGGGGTCTGTTTCAACTATCAGTCCAATCAGAGATAATCCTGCTGATTTCGACAGAGACACCTGGCTGGATGGAGAGTGACAGATGTAAGAGTCTCAGTCACAGAGTGCTGCGTCTATCCCCCATCTCGTCTAGGTCTGCCTTCTATCAGAGGCTTATTTGAAGCGACTGATCTCCATATTGCTCTTTTCATTGTCGCTAACGGCAACACAGCCGTGAAACAGCTGAGCGAGGTTACTATTTGAGGAGCTGAGGGTTTAAACCTACAATCAATGGGTCTGCCAGTGCAAATAATAGCCAAGTGATATGAATACAACTGCTATGAAGTGAAAGGAAGTGTGGGTTGACAGAGTCCCCAGCCAATTACACTGaatggaaaaaagaaatcagCCACTAAGTCTTATTGTATTGACCACCGGCTGCTGGCCCGGTGCTGAAAGAATGGAAAGATCTTATCTGGTGTTGTTTCAGATTCACAAAGCTTTTTGTATTTAGCTCTGGGCAGCTCATTATGAAGCCTCATATACGCTACACCTCAACAGGAACATAAACCTCTGATTTTTAAGAATGAGATTTCCTTAGGTTCTTGATGAGCAAGTATTTTCATAGTCTATTTTCTTCTCTCCAATAGGTCAAGCTAAAAAAAAGTGTTCTGTATTTCATCAGCAAAAAAATCTCAGGGAACAAAAATAAAGTCCCTCAAACAATGCGAGATGAATAAATGGAAAAAGTCAAATTCGTACAGTCAAAATTAGCTGTATACAAAAACCCATCCTCTGCTTATTGTACTTACACCCTTAGAATATTGCTTTCCTTTCAAcactaacaaaacaaacatggtgCACGCTGATGATAATCTTGCCTCCCTCAGACTCAAATCTCCACTGCTTCTTGCAGCTCTTCACTGAAGGCAGCGTTGGACTGAAGAAACCAAAACAGTCTGAGCAGGAAAGATCTGACATGTTATGACTGCTGCCATTATATAGCTCCATCAGATACAGGGGCTGAAAGAAGTGACAAAACACtgcagaaaataaacacacatgaacagatgacacattgaaaatgaagaaaactgtGTTATTTCTGTACAATTAGGCGGCTGTGTTTACACTTCCACACACTGTATTGTTGAGGAGAGCTAGGAAACAAGGTGACCGGCATTGTGCGGAGGATGTGGTGGAAAGTTTCCACCGCAGTGTGCTTCTGCATCCTGCACGTTGCCATGCTGAAGCAGGCACCCCTCCTTCTGAGATGCAGGTCAGTCAGCGCATCTTATTTGTATCATATAGGCTTTCCACAATGCCCAGTGTTGTCAGTCATGATATATTCTCTTGGTCTCCTGTCAGCACATATAAATCTCAACAGTGCTGTCAAAACAGCAGGACTGCCTCTGCTAAGAGCATTTGTAAAGTGAGCAGTTGGGCGATTGCTTCCTCTGGAGCCTCAGAGTATCCTGTGATCTTGTGCTGCCTCTAGCCTCTCCCTGCCACACAAAGCTTTTTATAGCTGTCTCAAGGATTACAATTATCACTCATCCGTCAAGCAGTATTCAAAGTGGACATACAGGACTTCTGGGTTGTAGGATCAGACAGAACATAAAGAGATCTTAAATATGTGaaagtttacatttttcataGCAGATATATCCACTTGTCATAGTAGGAAAAACACAGGTACATATTGATGTGACATTAAATGCCCCTTTGCAGTTTGAGCCAGCATGCACAATAGAAGAACCCTATAAGGAAAGCCGCTTGACAGAATCCATCCATCATGAATTACTGTATTTGTTGTATAACTACTACCGTATTCTATTGTACTGCGTTTGCATCTGCGCTTTGCCTGTGTGATACgtaaaatgtgaaaaaggtCCCCTAGCTGCTGAGCACAGTGATGTACTACATTTCCCATTTCAGTGCTCAACCCTATGAGTAGTTTAGTTTATGTTAATGTTGGACACTTCACAATGTGCATATATTATTTCATACCGAACAAAACTAGTTTCTGTGAAGCAAAATATACTCATCCTGTATTTTAGTGCCAATTTAATAtcttaaataatattaatgatatattataaatataagaGTATATTCTGGACCACGCTGAATTAAGGTTATATCaaaaatgacttaaaatcacatttcTGTACTTGAATTTAACTCTTTTTACATGATGGTAAAATGTACAATAAATTTGTTGTGTGTCAAAATCAAAGAATGTATAATATATTACCtaaatttatatttgtttctctcttttaacCATTCCAAGAAATTCCAAAAGGATATAAAATGCTCCAGTTTATTACTGTGTTTTAGGGGAAACATTCTTAAAGGTTATAAAGTTAAAAGCGGCCATCAGTTCATCATCAGGTTACACTGAGCTGACTTGGTGCAGAGCAGGTAGAGTATAAGCAGGAACTGACTGTGCTGGTGTTCAAGAGTAGTGCTTATTATTCTATGATCATTTTAAAGTGGGAGTGAAACTCTTCCCGAAGCTTTCATTGGGCTGCAGTAGTTTACTCCTGTTGATGTGTCATACTCTGAGCTTCCCTCACTTCCACCTGCTCAACCCTTCCTCTGAAATGAATGTGAATGGTGAAGCGACGCACATGGATCCACAGTGACATTCATCGTCAGCTTAACATAACAACAGTGAAAATGCCAACAAATACACATATGTAATTTTTAGTGATTGAAAGTGTATAGAGAAATATGAAGCTGCTCTGTTTTATGATGAATTTATTAAACTGCAGTCCATGACATGTTTATCACAATGTGATAAACAGGTCATGGACTGCAGTTATGCAGTTATGTCCTTTATATAGGACATAACCTATATAGGACATAACCTCAGGATGTAAATTAAGAGATAGATTAcaaatgtgtttattctgtctttacaaagaaCAGGTCTCGACAGGGAACAGAATAGAATGAGATCCTCTTAGCTACTGTGATACTATGTTGTGCTGCAGCCAACATcacacaatacatttattttccaataGACACTAATATAGTGACATAAAGCTTATTGACTCTTTACATTTGTGATGCACCGAGTACAGCAAAATGTTGTGTAGTCATAACTTGCTACGCTGTGTTAATTGCAGTTAATCTTTTCACACAAAGCACTAATCCTCAAAATCAGTCCATTTTCTGGCTGTTACAGCTGCTTTACAGACAGGAAGGAGTAATGACACCTATattaatgtgaatgtgtgtgtttcatccaAGGTCACATGCTCCATTATGCTGTAAACATGTTTTGACTGATTCAGTCTATTTAACCATTCAACCATTCATATGCAACAGCTACAATCTCCTTTAAATAAACTATAGAGATGGTAAACTCACCCTGATCCTGCACtatggacaacacacacactagaatCAAATAGACTTGACTTGAATATAACATGATATCGTGCGTGCAGCTTGTTATGCTATGTCATGAGCCTAAGAGCTAGTTCTGTCCAACATTCAGCAGCTTCATGAAGTCATGCAAGGTCGCAGGCAGCAGTAGAAACCATCTGTCACGGTTTAATTTGATCAGTTCATATCTTGTGGTTGATGCAGAGAACACAAACCTTCATGGTGTTGgtataaaacacagaaacaccgCAGCTAACAGAGGCTAACGCGTGAGAACTGGAGTTTCTACTCACCTGTAAACAAGAGCTTCCTTTGACCATGCACTTCACTGCTCAGTGGACTTCCTCGTTGACAGCGTCAGCGAGCGGCTCCGCAACAACCGCTGCTCCCATTGGCCGAGCCCCAGCAAGCTCTCCCCTGATTGGACGAGGCACTCCAAAACATTGCTACGCGTCGCCACGCTACGAGCAGAATGGCTGCGCCCGTGGACAGTGCGTGTAAACCCGGGGCTCAGCGCTCCCAGTTCAACACGACGAGCTTCCAGAAGAGAACCAGGAGCAAGCTGATCTCCATCCCCGGCACCAGACCGTCGGTTCTGAACGGGCAGCTCTTAGTCTCCACCGGGGTCACCTCGTTGGACTTTCTGCTCGGTCAGTGCTGCTGCTAGCTACACGGCTAACTGTGGGGTTCTCATGCTACTTCAGATAAACACGCTGACAGCAGTGACACGCGGGCGGTGTGATTCATTTCTCTCAGGGCAGAGCTGTCACTGCAccaggaggggggtgggggggggtggggggggggcgggtggttCCTGTCAGGACAGATCAAACTGTTCTGACCAGGGGGAAGTTACTGTTagcatcacagacacacacactacagaagAGACTCGTTTTGATTTGCATTGTGAAGAGTTGGTTATAGTTATGTCTGAAGTTATGTCTTCAGGGATTTTTCATTGGACAAAAAAAGATTCGTGTCACCTTATACTTATGTCCACTCCCTGATTTTAAGACACCTTCAGGTCCAAAGTTGTACAAAAGCATCCGATTCACCTGCCTTATTGTGATATTCATGCCATTTGAAAAAGTCTCCCAGCTCACTTCCAGATGCTTTCAAATTGTATCCATGACATAAAATCactaaaaaaagtaaaagttgttAAACACAGGTTGACATGTTTGCTAAGTCGTGAGCGCAGGAAATCATGAGATACAAACAGGCACTTGTTAGCTCAGTTGGTAAAATATGGCATCCCTTCATTTTATGGACTACTGGATATTTTTGTGGGTTGAGATTTGTTTTCCTGTCTTTTGTCTTGTGTAACTAAAATTAAAAACCTTTGGATATGCTCTGATATCTGGAAGCGATGACACATTCCTGatttaacatttctttaatGAGAAGACATTTGGAGCGTAAGGGTCAGATGACTGCACTTTAAATGTGTAATAATAGTAGTATACGGcaatattgttttatg encodes:
- the immp1l gene encoding mitochondrial inner membrane protease subunit 1, whose amino-acid sequence is MVKGSSCLQVEMFRRVLGSTLGFVGYTVQYGCIAHCAFEYFGEFVVCSGPSMEPTIVSHDIVFSERMSRHLCKIEKGDVVIAKSPFDPNMNICKRVIGLEGDKVCSSSPTDMFKTHTFVPKGHVWLEGDNLRNSSDSRSYGPIPYALIRGRVCLKLWPPHSFGTLSESPTKRIIKTHSDSD